A genomic region of Oculatellaceae cyanobacterium contains the following coding sequences:
- a CDS encoding DUF6753 family protein — protein MANTQVNPRNNNNPHVQSKERALLEQALEGKSKEFRDKVLMLVETAGLTPNDPMFLLLISTGRLEILLSEAPEAMERLFKGWTQSIQHSFDLVEGVILQKQELAIAESARRLIKAAEKQTAQRFLGSLVPAGLLLLTVLGLGFAMGITIPPYLQGGYVEQVQLTAEQAEALSWAQSKQGKLAKNLMEWNVGYLDNLECLKDAKKLKVVLKLGPRPAVSGFCTIWVIAPEKRRYQQE, from the coding sequence ATGGCAAATACTCAAGTTAATCCCAGAAATAATAATAATCCTCATGTGCAATCTAAAGAAAGAGCATTGTTAGAACAAGCATTAGAGGGAAAGTCAAAAGAGTTTCGAGACAAGGTGCTGATGTTAGTAGAAACAGCCGGGCTAACTCCTAACGATCCCATGTTTTTGTTATTAATCTCTACTGGGCGGTTGGAGATTTTACTTTCTGAAGCACCAGAAGCTATGGAGAGATTATTTAAAGGATGGACGCAAAGCATTCAACATTCTTTTGACTTAGTAGAAGGTGTTATTCTACAAAAGCAGGAACTAGCGATCGCTGAATCTGCAAGACGCTTAATTAAGGCTGCTGAAAAACAAACTGCCCAGCGTTTTCTTGGCTCTTTAGTACCAGCAGGACTATTACTATTAACAGTTCTGGGGCTTGGGTTTGCTATGGGTATCACTATTCCGCCTTATTTACAGGGGGGCTATGTTGAACAAGTGCAATTAACAGCAGAACAAGCCGAAGCGTTAAGTTGGGCGCAGTCAAAGCAAGGAAAGCTCGCTAAAAATTTAATGGAATGGAATGTCGGATATTTAGATAATTTAGAATGTTTGAAGGATGCTAAAAAGCTTAAGGTTGTACTTAAATTAGGTCCACGTCCGGCAGTAAGTGGCTTTTGTACAATTTGGGTGATTGCTCCAGAAAAACGTCGGTATCAGCAGGAATAA
- a CDS encoding filamentous hemagglutinin N-terminal domain-containing protein — protein sequence MRSGIYCVLFYTSISLFSPVNAQITSDSTLPNTSNVTKQGNTFIIEAGTKTGSNLFHSFSQFSIPTGTTAFFNNVAEVQNIFSRVTGQDISSIDGIIKANGTANLFLLNPNGIIFGTNAKLNIGGSFVETTASAIAFANQGLFSVSSPTNLSLLTVNPNALLFNQIASQPLISVRGTSLQVPQGKSLLLVGGNISLDGGQLLAPGGRIELGGLLSAGTIELNLDKNLLSLNFPNSVARGDVELRNNSEASVRTGGSLFVNAHNLLLSQTSRLRAGIAPGMGDSSLNAGDIVINADGNIKFSDTSFISNAVSAGGKGNAGDLRIQAAGTISFTGVNTTSLVGGIFSQIADNAVGSGGNIEIDTGKLLLTEGAQIIASTRGQGNAGNVNINAREAVVLDGFFGEGYPGGIFSTVSSAAVGNGGDVNIKTLSLSLTNGAEITASTFGLGNAGNIKVNATGSVTASGVTPLGFSGGLFSSSNQDHSGTGGNIEVIAGALHISDGAGLIARTRSNSAGGNILVNANNISLLSAGKIATTAFGNGNAGSIEIFANNINISGSNPALAQQLAQVGVPIYATTPLSGIFANTEEGSRGIGGSINVKTNSLSIRNQAGMSVGSLGQGSAGNLQMLANSLNFDRQAFLSAETAFGEGGNISLNTRSLQLRHDSSITAKAGGTGNGGNLNIATDTLISLEGSNITANAVGGRGGNVQISTQGIFLSPDSGITATSAMGPQFDGVVEIKNLGQDVRNSLSLPEANFVSAEQMLVGSCFARHNAQQGRFTITGTGALPMSPYTAIDEMASLTEVEDQKFEVTQSLPSIQQESTMSQVMVDVPTNRNLKLVEPLVEAQSLVKLPDGRIFLSPVAQNVQLEQVRSHYCQR from the coding sequence ATGAGATCTGGGATTTATTGTGTTTTATTTTATACAAGCATTAGTTTATTTTCTCCTGTTAATGCCCAAATTACTTCCGACTCAACACTACCAAATACTTCAAATGTTACTAAGCAAGGTAATACTTTTATAATTGAAGCTGGTACAAAGACAGGCAGCAATTTATTTCACAGCTTTAGCCAATTCTCTATTCCTACAGGGACTACAGCTTTTTTTAACAATGTTGCGGAGGTTCAGAATATCTTTAGCCGCGTGACCGGGCAAGATATTTCTAGTATAGATGGAATCATTAAGGCAAATGGTACTGCTAATTTATTCTTACTTAACCCCAACGGGATTATCTTTGGTACTAATGCTAAATTAAATATTGGCGGTTCTTTTGTGGAGACTACGGCATCAGCGATCGCCTTTGCAAATCAAGGGCTGTTTAGTGTTAGTTCTCCCACTAACTTAAGCTTATTAACTGTTAATCCGAATGCTCTTTTATTTAATCAAATAGCATCTCAACCGCTTATAAGTGTTAGAGGTACTTCTCTACAAGTTCCTCAAGGAAAAAGTCTGCTATTAGTTGGAGGAAATATTAGTTTAGATGGTGGACAGTTGCTTGCACCAGGGGGACGAATTGAGTTGGGCGGATTATTATCAGCAGGAACAATCGAACTTAATTTAGATAAAAACCTTCTCAGCCTGAACTTTCCTAATAGTGTAGCGCGGGGCGATGTAGAACTTAGGAATAATTCAGAAGCTAGCGTTCGTACTGGTGGTAGCCTGTTTGTCAATGCTCACAATTTACTGTTATCTCAAACGAGCAGGTTAAGGGCTGGAATAGCGCCAGGAATGGGCGATAGTTCATTAAATGCAGGTGATATCGTCATCAATGCCGATGGTAACATTAAGTTTAGCGATACCAGTTTTATTTCCAATGCTGTATCTGCTGGAGGTAAAGGTAATGCAGGAGATCTCAGAATACAAGCTGCTGGTACCATTTCTTTTACAGGAGTTAATACTACATCATTAGTTGGTGGCATTTTTAGCCAAATAGCTGATAATGCTGTTGGCTCTGGCGGTAATATTGAAATTGATACAGGAAAGTTATTGTTAACAGAAGGCGCTCAAATTATAGCGAGTACTAGAGGTCAAGGAAATGCTGGAAATGTAAATATTAATGCCCGTGAAGCAGTTGTATTAGATGGTTTTTTTGGCGAAGGTTATCCAGGGGGAATTTTCAGTACCGTTTCTAGTGCTGCTGTAGGTAATGGGGGTGATGTCAATATTAAAACCTTATCTCTTTCTCTAACAAATGGTGCGGAAATAACTGCTAGTACCTTTGGTTTGGGTAATGCTGGAAATATAAAAGTTAATGCGACTGGTTCTGTTACTGCTTCTGGGGTGACTCCTTTAGGATTTTCCGGCGGGTTATTTTCTAGTAGTAATCAAGATCATAGCGGTACTGGTGGCAATATTGAAGTGATTGCAGGTGCGCTACATATAAGTGATGGAGCCGGATTGATTGCGCGAACTAGAAGTAATTCTGCTGGCGGTAATATTCTGGTCAATGCTAATAATATTTCGCTCTTAAGTGCTGGTAAGATTGCTACTACTGCCTTTGGTAATGGGAATGCAGGTAGTATTGAAATTTTTGCTAATAATATTAATATTTCTGGCTCAAATCCAGCTTTAGCACAACAGTTGGCTCAAGTTGGAGTGCCGATATATGCCACTACTCCTTTAAGCGGTATATTTGCCAATACTGAGGAAGGTTCTAGAGGTATTGGTGGCAGTATTAACGTTAAAACTAATAGTTTGAGTATTAGAAATCAAGCTGGGATGAGTGTAGGTAGCCTTGGTCAAGGTAGTGCTGGTAATTTGCAAATGCTAGCGAATTCTCTTAATTTTGATAGACAAGCTTTCCTTTCGGCGGAAACGGCGTTTGGTGAAGGTGGGAATATTAGTTTAAACACCAGGTCATTACAATTGCGTCATGACAGTTCTATCACCGCTAAAGCAGGTGGCACTGGTAATGGTGGAAATCTAAATATTGCTACAGACACATTGATATCGCTAGAAGGCAGCAATATTACTGCTAATGCCGTTGGTGGTAGAGGCGGTAATGTTCAAATTTCAACTCAAGGGATTTTTCTTTCTCCAGATAGTGGTATTACGGCTACTTCTGCTATGGGGCCACAATTTGATGGTGTAGTGGAGATCAAAAATTTAGGTCAGGATGTCAGAAATAGTTTGTCGTTACCAGAAGCTAATTTTGTTAGTGCCGAACAAATGTTAGTAGGTAGCTGTTTTGCTCGTCACAATGCTCAACAAGGTAGGTTTACGATTACTGGTACGGGTGCTTTACCGATGTCTCCTTATACAGCGATTGATGAAATGGCTAGTTTAACAGAAGTTGAAGATCAAAAATTTGAAGTTACTCAGTCATTACCATCAATACAGCAAGAGTCGACAATGTCCCAAGTAATGGTTGATGTACCAACCAACCGTAACTTGAAGCTTGTTGAACCTTTAGTTGAAGCACAATCGCTGGTCAAACTACCAGATGGGCGTATATTTTTGAGTCCCGTAGCTCAAAATGTACAACTTGAACAGGTGCGATCGCACTATTGTCAAAGATGA
- a CDS encoding ParM/StbA family protein, whose protein sequence is MNRVRLQAYLDLGSSATKGVYWAGEKFQWLWMMPQYSMLSPTALSRLSAELGSESPESAAWIKVGNCGYAIGSLAKANGGDSAMRLPKKERAVYKILAAIGVIAERLNLSSEFELDLGVVLPIEEFWADCKELRRVVAESAKEFVFRGQQYRVVVNVCQMRPEGMGLYLLRRLQLKNEDIDLKNYSLTILMFGHRNLSILRFDRGSPPTEANSTSQGPGFMEYLRSVANDLAAGVAFDDPILLEGVLSDTKKIWVPGRGKSFAITEAMDYASQHYIQLVGDFMMQYLSGGATELLVAGGAAYQIQQQLLSWFKSRNLTDRVMWSEILLKEFQYYLPPKLSQIDTIRYCDVYGAFKGLIETYPIGRGAVAA, encoded by the coding sequence ATGAACAGAGTGAGGTTGCAAGCTTATCTAGATTTAGGTAGTTCGGCTACTAAAGGGGTGTATTGGGCAGGGGAAAAATTTCAGTGGTTGTGGATGATGCCTCAGTATTCGATGTTGAGTCCTACCGCTTTATCTAGGTTGTCCGCCGAGCTAGGCTCTGAGTCGCCGGAAAGCGCTGCGTGGATCAAAGTTGGAAACTGTGGATATGCCATTGGTTCTTTGGCAAAAGCAAATGGTGGCGATAGTGCCATGAGATTGCCAAAGAAAGAGCGGGCAGTGTATAAAATTTTGGCAGCAATAGGTGTGATAGCAGAGCGATTAAATCTTAGTTCAGAGTTCGAGCTAGATTTGGGCGTAGTGTTGCCAATAGAAGAATTTTGGGCTGATTGTAAGGAATTAAGGCGGGTAGTAGCAGAGTCAGCTAAGGAATTTGTGTTTCGGGGACAGCAGTACCGCGTGGTGGTCAATGTTTGTCAGATGCGCCCAGAGGGAATGGGTTTGTATTTGCTCAGGCGGTTGCAATTAAAAAATGAAGATATTGATTTGAAGAATTACTCGCTAACCATCCTGATGTTTGGGCATCGGAATTTGAGCATTCTGAGATTTGATCGAGGGTCACCTCCAACAGAAGCAAATTCGACCAGTCAAGGCCCTGGTTTTATGGAATATTTGAGGTCAGTAGCGAATGACTTGGCGGCTGGAGTTGCGTTTGACGATCCAATTTTACTAGAGGGAGTATTATCTGACACTAAAAAAATTTGGGTGCCAGGGCGTGGAAAAAGCTTTGCTATTACTGAAGCAATGGATTATGCCAGCCAGCACTACATACAGTTGGTAGGCGATTTTATGATGCAATATCTCAGTGGAGGAGCCACTGAGTTACTGGTAGCAGGTGGAGCAGCTTATCAAATTCAACAACAGCTATTAAGTTGGTTTAAATCTAGGAATTTAACTGACAGGGTGATGTGGTCAGAAATTCTACTTAAAGAGTTCCAATATTATCTGCCACCCAAGCTATCCCAAATAGATACAATTCGTTATTGCGATGTCTATGGAGCATTCAAAGGATTGATTGAAACCTACCCAATTGGTAGAGGGGCAGTTGCCGCATAA
- a CDS encoding mobilization protein, giving the protein MKSDTKHFIHLVGGEKGGAGKTLFSRTLLQYCIDENFNFQAVEADFSNPDVADVYQGLCEKVQFSGDEKDAREIDRIFEWALEKVVIVNLPAQSHNFVKSWIDKNELIDLGEQNGIAFVHWFVCSGGYDSVQLFLKSIQEYDKRMPHILVKNIGLRDDWSAVDADKDFKKVTAKCKPYCTIEFPKLAYFERDVIDRERLRFDVAKQCKEFDFGVVNRQRINNFLRDAYAEINKTKLFVNENRIPVKNEATTKKPKNHKTSTVVSENLAGSATAVLTRPDVTEVSSTSSTSNNHQNMSGMNSDFSEEVIKPVTSSYELNNSSPQNLSSDDDEQAY; this is encoded by the coding sequence ATGAAATCTGACACTAAGCATTTTATTCATTTAGTTGGTGGAGAAAAGGGAGGCGCAGGTAAAACCCTTTTTTCTAGGACTTTACTACAATATTGCATTGATGAAAATTTTAACTTTCAAGCAGTAGAAGCAGATTTCAGTAACCCAGATGTAGCTGATGTCTATCAAGGATTATGTGAAAAAGTTCAGTTTAGTGGAGATGAAAAAGATGCAAGAGAAATAGATAGAATATTTGAGTGGGCATTAGAAAAAGTAGTAATAGTTAATTTACCTGCTCAATCACACAACTTTGTGAAAAGTTGGATAGATAAAAATGAGCTAATTGATTTAGGCGAACAGAACGGCATAGCTTTTGTACACTGGTTTGTATGTTCTGGCGGATACGACAGCGTGCAGTTGTTCCTAAAATCAATTCAGGAATATGACAAAAGAATGCCTCATATCTTGGTTAAGAACATCGGCTTAAGGGATGATTGGTCAGCAGTAGATGCCGATAAAGATTTCAAAAAAGTTACGGCTAAGTGCAAACCATACTGCACGATTGAATTTCCGAAATTGGCTTATTTTGAAAGAGACGTGATTGATAGAGAAAGGTTGAGGTTTGATGTAGCTAAACAGTGCAAAGAGTTTGATTTTGGAGTAGTTAATCGGCAAAGAATTAACAATTTTTTAAGAGATGCTTACGCGGAAATTAATAAAACAAAATTGTTTGTTAATGAAAATAGAATACCTGTAAAAAATGAAGCTACAACTAAGAAACCTAAGAATCATAAAACTTCGACAGTGGTAAGTGAGAATTTAGCTGGTAGTGCTACTGCTGTATTAACTCGTCCTGATGTAACTGAAGTAAGTTCAACAAGTTCTACATCTAACAATCATCAGAATATGTCGGGAATGAACTCAGATTTTTCTGAGGAAGTAATTAAGCCAGTGACAAGTAGCTACGAACTTAATAATTCATCTCCTCAAAACTTGAGTAGTGACGATGACGAACAAGCTTATTAA
- the mobV gene encoding MobV family relaxase, with protein sequence MSVAVCRIKKLKSWGEIASSEAHTNRIRFTPNADTKIPNVPLIVPEDALDLKTAILAKIGAQKVRKNGVLAVEMLLSASPEFFRPNNAGAAGTQDNQRLDEFAQAVTEWLKQRYKDKVVLAQMHLDEATPHIHAYIVPLDERGKLNCYSLFGNRYKLSQLQDDFAHAIAHLNIERGFKGSRASHTDIKAYYADVNRNTLLLDLAEVLPSPQPKEAAIDYRERTRAILQPQLTIINHQLSDRQRLQKQKKEAQASLKALEKQRQEQLEHIESLKTEIAQLTSLKQQLQDLSLDQVAYELCLNHHERNQYLWQGFQHKITIKQGNLWTADEQHQGNSAIDLVMFIRQCNLRQAVAWLSDRFGESGMLQAMTAHSRIKAQEIAQLETVPKFVLPTPDENQWQQIERYLIKKYLLPEDLIVSLHQKQLISVDKAQNIVFALRSLDNQVTGAILWNATNDEFVGYAPDSKRDAGCFYIRRGSGKNTEISNAVLTSTPIDALSYSVLQPATSRTLYLATENKNQLPLEFLTKCRTVTAAYNNNLNSQKVVQDVGELIPHSQRTKPHLENWNQELITRKKYQEKQLQQRQRSLQMEIER encoded by the coding sequence ATGTCAGTAGCAGTTTGTCGAATCAAAAAATTAAAAAGCTGGGGAGAAATAGCTAGTAGTGAAGCTCACACTAACAGAATACGCTTTACTCCTAATGCTGACACTAAAATCCCAAATGTACCTCTGATTGTACCTGAAGATGCCCTAGACTTAAAAACAGCGATTTTAGCTAAAATCGGCGCTCAAAAAGTTAGAAAGAATGGTGTTTTAGCCGTAGAAATGCTACTGAGTGCAAGTCCTGAATTCTTCCGCCCTAACAACGCAGGAGCAGCAGGAACACAAGATAATCAGCGACTTGATGAGTTTGCACAGGCTGTAACCGAATGGTTAAAACAACGCTATAAAGACAAAGTTGTACTAGCACAAATGCACCTAGACGAAGCAACACCCCACATCCATGCCTATATCGTGCCACTAGATGAACGGGGTAAGCTGAATTGTTACTCTTTGTTTGGTAACAGATATAAACTATCTCAACTACAGGATGACTTTGCTCATGCCATAGCCCACCTAAATATTGAGCGTGGATTTAAAGGTAGTAGAGCCAGTCACACCGATATCAAAGCATATTATGCCGATGTTAATCGTAATACACTTCTTTTGGACTTAGCCGAAGTTTTACCTTCTCCTCAACCAAAAGAAGCGGCTATTGATTATCGAGAACGAACGCGGGCTATATTACAACCACAATTAACTATCATCAATCACCAATTAAGCGATCGCCAACGCTTACAAAAACAAAAAAAAGAGGCACAAGCTAGCTTAAAGGCATTAGAAAAACAAAGGCAAGAACAACTAGAACACATTGAATCACTAAAAACAGAAATTGCCCAACTCACCAGTCTCAAACAACAGCTACAAGATTTATCGCTAGATCAAGTAGCTTATGAATTATGCTTAAATCACCACGAGCGAAATCAATACTTATGGCAGGGATTCCAGCATAAAATCACTATTAAACAAGGGAATTTATGGACTGCTGACGAGCAACATCAAGGAAATAGTGCCATTGATTTAGTAATGTTTATTAGGCAATGTAACTTAAGACAAGCTGTCGCATGGTTGAGCGATCGCTTTGGAGAATCAGGAATGTTACAAGCAATGACGGCTCACAGCAGGATTAAAGCCCAAGAAATCGCCCAACTAGAAACAGTTCCTAAGTTTGTTTTACCTACCCCAGACGAAAACCAATGGCAACAAATTGAACGCTATCTAATTAAGAAATACCTTCTTCCTGAAGATTTAATAGTATCTCTCCACCAAAAACAATTAATTTCTGTTGACAAGGCACAAAATATAGTATTTGCTTTGCGATCACTTGACAATCAAGTAACAGGAGCAATATTGTGGAACGCTACAAACGACGAGTTTGTAGGTTATGCCCCAGATAGTAAACGTGATGCTGGTTGCTTCTATATCAGGCGTGGTAGTGGAAAAAATACAGAAATATCTAATGCTGTTCTAACTAGCACTCCCATTGATGCTTTATCATATTCAGTTCTGCAACCAGCCACTAGCAGAACCTTATATCTAGCAACTGAAAACAAAAATCAATTACCTCTAGAATTTTTAACCAAATGCCGAACAGTAACAGCTGCTTATAACAACAATCTCAATAGTCAAAAGGTAGTACAAGATGTTGGCGAACTCATCCCTCATAGTCAAAGAACTAAACCTCATTTAGAAAATTGGAACCAGGAATTGATTACCCGCAAGAAATATCAAGAAAAACAATTACAACAACGGCAACGAAGCTTACAAATGGAGATAGAAAGGTGA
- a CDS encoding ATP-grasp domain-containing protein encodes MLNSQKYKTLIAQIEHKGGVPITNHDDYLRCHHLPGWYQQCSNFTAETYFFAVDEELEAKVEELGWDRYFVKDFVKSNTAKLGSIANSPSEVRSIIEQIATYRGSIEGGIAIRRFENYAHSTERRYFIVNGTPYSSDSEVPSMVQEIASIINAPFYSVDVVENSEGKLRLVELGDGQVSDKKAWPIFKFVEVIAANAQTIRLHTDRM; translated from the coding sequence ATGCTCAACTCGCAAAAATATAAAACCTTGATCGCGCAAATCGAACACAAAGGTGGTGTACCAATAACGAACCATGATGACTACCTTCGATGTCATCATCTACCAGGTTGGTATCAACAATGCTCAAATTTCACAGCAGAGACATATTTTTTTGCGGTTGACGAAGAGTTAGAAGCAAAAGTAGAAGAACTTGGATGGGATCGCTATTTTGTAAAGGACTTTGTAAAGTCCAACACAGCTAAACTAGGTTCAATTGCAAATTCACCGTCCGAAGTCCGCAGTATTATTGAGCAAATTGCTACTTATCGAGGTTCAATTGAGGGTGGCATTGCGATACGACGTTTTGAAAACTACGCTCATAGTACAGAACGCCGATACTTTATAGTTAATGGTACACCCTACTCATCTGACTCTGAAGTTCCATCTATGGTACAAGAGATAGCCAGCATCATTAATGCACCGTTTTACTCTGTCGATGTGGTAGAAAACTCAGAAGGGAAACTGCGGCTTGTTGAGTTGGGAGATGGGCAGGTGTCAGATAAAAAGGCTTGGCCAATATTCAAATTTGTGGAGGTCATTGCAGCAAATGCCCAAACTATCCGCCTGCACACCGACCGTATGTAG
- a CDS encoding response regulator produces MSNFSVNILVVDDEPLQHDLFQQFFRKQIKSKEYNFIFALDGKAALEQIESQPEIDLIVTDLKMPEMDGFSFMKELNSLAVNKKVIVISAYASLKNMRKSMHEGVFDFLAKPVDFKELEATIQKILVQQQQEKIQEQSEEILASRKGELVGYIKPQFRKIVRDAAVLPEAVKIKLILELAEDLDAEQLESLIEDLEIQIDTAIKKEEKQKGQKINLEELYQEFCPELLPQLLAVSPTNLEDYQRGLKKKLPDVELKPGEWIEPKYIRHKLSNGETKVYGPYFVVRGQLPNGKRYNISLGKYINAPELLPKLPKYDGETNSPPASSKQLRTSSTSKKLSSEEHTATVSGSAEQVKRTELLDKPVESQVVSREQLPVAKAPIKLYGADFERKRKK; encoded by the coding sequence ATGTCAAACTTCTCGGTTAATATTTTGGTTGTTGATGACGAACCACTTCAGCATGACTTGTTTCAGCAATTTTTTAGGAAACAAATCAAGTCAAAAGAGTATAACTTCATCTTTGCTCTTGACGGTAAGGCAGCTTTAGAGCAGATTGAATCGCAGCCAGAGATAGATTTGATTGTCACTGACCTCAAAATGCCAGAAATGGATGGGTTTTCTTTTATGAAAGAACTTAACTCTCTAGCAGTTAATAAAAAAGTCATAGTTATTTCTGCTTATGCTTCCTTGAAGAATATGAGAAAGTCAATGCACGAAGGAGTATTTGATTTTCTAGCCAAACCAGTAGATTTTAAGGAATTAGAAGCAACAATTCAGAAAATTCTGGTTCAACAACAGCAAGAAAAAATTCAGGAGCAATCTGAGGAAATTTTGGCATCGCGCAAAGGTGAGCTAGTCGGTTACATTAAGCCACAATTCCGCAAAATAGTAAGAGATGCTGCTGTTTTGCCAGAAGCAGTGAAAATTAAGCTGATTTTAGAATTAGCAGAAGACTTGGATGCTGAACAACTAGAATCACTAATTGAGGATTTAGAGATTCAAATTGATACAGCTATTAAGAAGGAAGAAAAACAAAAAGGACAGAAGATTAATCTTGAAGAGTTATATCAAGAATTTTGTCCCGAACTGTTACCACAACTATTAGCAGTGAGTCCGACCAACTTAGAGGATTATCAACGGGGTTTGAAAAAGAAACTACCAGATGTAGAACTTAAACCTGGCGAGTGGATTGAACCTAAATATATTAGGCACAAACTTTCCAATGGTGAAACGAAAGTTTATGGTCCTTACTTTGTTGTCAGAGGACAGTTGCCTAATGGCAAGCGTTATAATATTTCGTTGGGAAAATATATTAACGCTCCCGAATTATTGCCAAAACTACCTAAATATGATGGTGAAACAAACTCCCCTCCAGCCTCCTCTAAGCAGTTAAGAACTTCTTCAACATCAAAGAAGTTATCTTCAGAAGAACATACAGCAACAGTTTCTGGGTCGGCTGAACAGGTGAAGAGAACAGAACTACTTGATAAACCAGTAGAATCGCAGGTTGTATCCAGGGAGCAATTGCCTGTAGCTAAAGCGCCAATCAAACTGTATGGGGCAGATTTTGAACGCAAGAGGAAAAAATAA
- a CDS encoding ATP-grasp domain-containing protein, whose product MPRVNPEDFDLILLEETVWVLIGEVDLPSYDFSLSQFFACRRPWYRSEQIIAIGRFGAATNYDEIYHQLAADGIFLIHSPEQHLLASELPRWYPLLEGLTPKSLWFSDPPDIAVLEQAIGLPLFLKGSRQTSRHRAALSIIHSAEDYYRAVEIYKKDPILQWQELVCREFVQLRPVPSEPTEKIPASFEFRSFWWRGQCIGVGQYWSTSYHWNLEEEKAALAIAQAAALRLNLPFVVIDVAQTITGEWIVIECNDAQESGYAAISPFALWQNLLDEERKLAEPHRDV is encoded by the coding sequence ATGCCCCGTGTTAACCCAGAAGATTTCGATCTCATCCTTCTAGAAGAAACGGTCTGGGTTTTAATTGGAGAGGTTGATTTACCAAGCTACGATTTTTCCCTTTCTCAGTTTTTTGCTTGTCGCCGCCCTTGGTATCGCTCTGAGCAGATTATAGCGATCGGGCGATTTGGGGCAGCGACAAACTACGATGAAATTTATCACCAACTTGCAGCAGATGGAATCTTTCTGATTCACTCACCAGAGCAGCATCTTCTTGCCAGCGAGTTACCGCGTTGGTATCCTTTGCTTGAAGGTCTAACACCCAAGAGTCTTTGGTTTTCAGATCCTCCTGATATTGCTGTCCTTGAACAGGCGATCGGGCTACCCCTTTTTCTCAAAGGTAGTCGTCAAACCAGTCGTCATCGGGCTGCACTTTCAATCATTCATTCGGCTGAGGACTACTATCGCGCGGTTGAAATTTACAAGAAAGACCCGATTTTGCAGTGGCAAGAACTTGTTTGCCGTGAGTTTGTCCAACTGCGCCCTGTTCCCTCAGAACCCACTGAAAAAATCCCTGCATCGTTTGAATTTCGTTCGTTCTGGTGGAGAGGTCAGTGCATTGGCGTAGGGCAATACTGGTCAACGTCCTATCATTGGAACTTAGAAGAGGAAAAAGCAGCGCTTGCGATAGCCCAAGCAGCAGCCTTGCGACTCAATTTACCATTTGTAGTGATTGACGTTGCACAGACCATTACTGGAGAATGGATTGTGATTGAATGCAACGATGCTCAGGAGAGCGGATATGCCGCCATTTCTCCTTTTGCGTTGTGGCAAAATCTGCTTGATGAGGAGCGAAAGCTTGCGGAGCCGCACCGAGATGTCTAA
- a CDS encoding Crp/Fnr family transcriptional regulator, translating to MIASITTQQNCLIHKDNFKVIPNIIPSTYSESPTQRVINWAQTHYRFRTFSASEQIPVRPGLLYFIETGIVRLVSTPNTELLPTTQEKFLLTPSETFLGFVGAEQPFEVMRQLTLSIQAYAHVEKTSVFWMYWHELNNWSDFQQEVMEAFRYQHQRKLLWLNTLSQKQTIDKLIGFLRLLVEEFGVESEAGYYLPFTLTHTQIGNAIGSTRVTVNNLMRQLCQSGLISIKRNNYICLNSFHS from the coding sequence GTGATAGCATCCATTACAACTCAACAAAATTGTCTTATTCATAAAGACAACTTCAAAGTTATTCCAAATATAATCCCATCAACTTACTCTGAATCACCAACTCAGCGTGTTATAAATTGGGCGCAAACTCACTATCGCTTCAGAACCTTTAGCGCATCAGAACAAATTCCGGTACGCCCTGGACTACTCTATTTTATAGAAACAGGAATTGTTCGGTTAGTGAGTACCCCAAACACAGAGTTATTACCAACAACTCAGGAAAAATTTTTGTTAACACCATCAGAAACTTTTCTAGGTTTTGTAGGTGCGGAACAACCGTTTGAAGTTATGAGACAACTAACTCTTTCAATTCAAGCTTATGCCCATGTGGAAAAAACTTCAGTGTTTTGGATGTATTGGCACGAACTAAATAATTGGTCTGATTTTCAGCAAGAGGTAATGGAGGCTTTTCGCTATCAGCACCAACGCAAGTTGCTTTGGCTAAATACTTTGAGCCAAAAACAAACAATTGATAAACTGATAGGCTTTTTAAGGTTGTTAGTTGAAGAATTTGGAGTAGAATCTGAAGCAGGTTATTATCTACCTTTTACACTAACTCATACCCAAATTGGCAACGCTATCGGCTCAACAAGAGTAACAGTTAATAATTTGATGCGTCAGTTGTGCCAAAGTGGGTTAATTAGCATTAAAAGAAATAATTATATCTGCTTAAACAGCTTTCACTCATAG